The DNA segment CGTTGAAGCCCCCTAAACTTGAACGATGGCGAAATAAAATTAGCATACCGATACCAATTAATAACCCACCGGCGAAAGCACTGAATACCGCATCGATACGGCTGAGTAACATAAAACGCTCTAGGTTATCAGCAAAAACAGACACTAAAGCACCTGCAATAAGGCTGTTAATCGCGAAGGTTTTACCAAAGCGAAGCCAAGCAAGAGCATAAAAAGGCAAGTTAATGAAAAAGTATATCGTGCCAAATGACAGTGGACTCAGCTGACTTAATAATAAAGACAGCCCAGCCGTACCACCAGTGATCAAATTAGCTGACGATAAAAAGTAAACCCCAAGGGCAACCACAAAGCTGCCTACAACGAGGGCGACGATGTCTTCTTTAGGTGTGTGTTTTTCCATCACAGTATCAATCTTTTCATCCATAAATAACTAAAAATGTACTCAATAAATATCAGTTTTGGTATATACAGTCTAAAAACAAAGTGAATGGCTTGTATCTTAATGTTTACATAAATGTAAACTGACGCTATGGTTTTGACCTTAGAAGTCAAGAAAGTACAGCTATCCAGCACTGTATTATTTTTTTTCATCTTAATCGTGATATTTTTGCATGCAGAAAGTTTACATTGCCACTTTCTGATATGGATCAAATTAGGTAGAATACTGCCATCTAAATTGATGACGAAAACGTTTGCTTTGCGTCATTGAGCCATTTTTTAACAATTTTACCGTTTTTATGACCTTTTGGTCTTTTTAGGAATCAGTTAAACCTGAGCTAGGAGATACACATGCTTAAGCGTGACATGAACATTGCGGATTATGATGCGGATCTATTTACCGCAATTCAGGAAGAAACTCTTCGTCAAGAAGAGCACATTGAGCTCATCGCTTCAGAAAACTACACCAGCCCACGTGTAATGGAAGCTCAAGGTTCTCAACTTACCAACAAGTATGCTGAAGGCTACCCAGGTAAACGCTACTACGGTGGTTGTGAGTACGTTGATAAAGTTGAAACTCTTGCTATTGAGCGTGCATGTCAGCTATTCGGTGCAGAATATGCAAACGTACAGCCGCACTCAGGCTCTCAAGCTAACAACGCCGTTTACATGGCATTGCTTAATGCGGGTGACACGGTTCTTGGTATGAGCCTGGCGCACGGTGGTCACTTAACTCATGGTTCTCCTGTTAACTTCTCAGGCAAGCTTTACAACATCATTCCTTACGGTATCGATGAAAATGGTCAGATTGACTATGAAGAAATGGAAGCGCTTGCGGTTGAACACAAACCAAAAATGATCAT comes from the Vibrio gangliei genome and includes:
- a CDS encoding YitT family protein → MEKHTPKEDIVALVVGSFVVALGVYFLSSANLITGGTAGLSLLLSQLSPLSFGTIYFFINLPFYALAWLRFGKTFAINSLIAGALVSVFADNLERFMLLSRIDAVFSAFAGGLLIGIGMLILFRHRSSLGGFNVMCLLIQDKTGISVGKTQMVLDCSIVVASLFFVSPYLIALSVLGAIVLNITLAMNHKPTRYTVTYPK